A window of Staphylococcus lloydii genomic DNA:
CCATCTGTATCAAATGATGATAATAAAACGGCAGCAGTTGGTGCTGGAGCAGTAGCAAGTAATGCTAATGACAATAAGGCTGCAACTGACAGCACACAACAAGATGATGATACAGTAGCTTCAACAGAAGAGTCTAATAAAGTAAGTGCAAACAAATTAGCGCTTGCTGCAAAAGAAAAGCATGAAGCAATGTATAACGACAGCGTTGTTGCACAAAATACTAAACAATTATTACAACCTGAACAACCAACTCAAGGTAAATTCGACGGAGACGTTCCTAATTTAGTTACAAAAAGCATTAATGTTAAAGAAGACGACTTTAAATTAACTGATTCAAAAGGTGCAGCAGCTGCAGCGGCTGGAACTGCAACAGTAGGGGGAGCAGCCGGTACTGCCTCAGTCACTTCTGATAATGAAAAAACATCAAATAATGCTAATGCAACAACTAAAGAAAATAATAATTCTGGTAGTGTTGCATCAGACTCAGCAGAAAAACGCGTTGAACAAACGCATGAAACAGTAGTTTTCAAAAATGGTCATATCGTGCACGACAAAGCATCTAATAACTTAGCTAATAATAGCAAGGTTGAAGCATCAGATAGTAATGTAGAGTCATCAAAAGAAACAAATTATAAAAAGAATAGACCTACTCATAAAAATTCAGGTGAAAAAGCTTCAAGTAAAATAGATAAAAAGACATTTAATGATTAATGCGTAAGTATATGTTATTAATACGACAGATTGAAATATAAGTTGTGGTAATAAAGACAAGCCTAACTTAAACGTTAAGTTGGGTTTGTCTTTTTATTTAAGTACAAAAAGAATAAGTGCATATGGTGTTAATATATGTGAAAAACAATAATATAAATTGTTGCATAAGGTGTATAATTTTCTCTAGCAAATGACAGAAAATTCAGTTATCATAAGAGTTATTCTATTTTAGAAGTCAAAATATAAATTCTATACTTGAACTTCGGATAAGATATTGTTACAATAATTTCCAACATATATTTTACTGCTTTAAAGCAGAATAATATATACAGTTTAAATATTTTCATAGAGGTGAATAAAATGTCAGATAAATTAAAAGAATACAGAGATGAAATTGTTGAAATTAATGATGAAATTCTAAAACTATTATCTAAAAGAGGGAAAATCGCTCAAAAAATAGGGGAAGAAAAACGTAAACAAGGTACACTTGTATATGACCCTCAACGTGAAAAAGAAATGATTAATGTACTTTTAGATAATAATGAGGGACCGTTTAATGATAATGTGATTAAACAATTATTTAAAGAAATTTTTAAAGCCTCTACTGATCTACAAAAATCAGAAAATGAAAAACATTTATATGTATCAAGAAAATTAAAACCAGAAGATACAATCGTTCAATTTGATAACGGTGGTATCATCGGTGACGGTAATAAATCATTCGTCTTTGGCCCATGTTCAGTTGAGTCACAAGAACAAGTGGATGCTGTAGCAGCAGATTTACATGCAAAAGGTGAGAAATTTATTAGAGGTGGCGCATTTAAACCACGTACTTCACCTTACGATTTCCAAGGCTTAGGCGTAGAAGGATTGAAAATACTTAAAAACACTAAAGATAAATACGATTTAAACGTGGTAAGTGAAATCGTAAATCCGGCAGACTTTGAAATCGCTGATGAATATTTAGACGTATTCCAAATTGGTGCGCGTAACATGCAAAACTTTGAATTATTAAAAGAAGCAGGACGCACTAAGAAACCGATTCTTTTAAAACGTGGTATGTCAGCTACAGTTGAAGAATTTATTTTCGCAGCTGAATACATTGCAGCACAAGGTAACAACAACATTATCTTATGTGAACGTGGTATCCGTACTTACGAAAAAGCGACAAGAAATACATTAGATATTTCTGCAGTACCTGTATTAAAACAAGGCACACATTTACCTGTTATGGTCGATGTTACGCACAGTACTGGTCGTAAAGACATTATGTTACCAACTGCCAAAGCAGGCTTAGCTGTTGGTGCAGACGGTATCATGGCTGAGGTTCACCCTGATCCATCTGTTGCTTTAAGTGATAGCGGTCAGCAAATGGACTTAAAAGAATTTGATAATTTCTATAACGAAATTAAGCCATTAGCAGATATGTATAATAGTAAAAAAATTAAATAATTTTTCTTAAATTATTCATCATATACCCTTATTAAATGCTAAATTTATTTTTGGCAGATTAATAAGGGTATTTTTGTGGTAAAAGGTGCCATGATAGCTTTGACAGTATTGTGACATTAAAACAAATTTATTTGCGTAGAATCTAAAATGTGGTAAACTTTGAAAATGTGATGAAAACAGGATATAATAATAAATAAAACGCTTACAAGGAGGAAGTTATGACTGTTACAATTTATGACGTAGCGCGCGAAGCAAGAGTTTCAATGGCGACAGTTTCACGCGTAGTTAATGGAAACCAAAATGTTAAACCTGAAACAAGAGACAAAGTAAATGCAGTAATTGAAAAATTAAATTACCGTCCAAATGCTGTAGCAAGAGGCTTAGCAAGTAAAAGAACAACAACGGTTGGTGTAATAATCCCAGATATTTCGAATGTTTATTACTCTCAATTAGCAAGAGGGTTAGAAGATATTGCTACGATGTACAAATATCATTCAATTATTTCTAACTCTGATAATGATCCTGTTAAGGAAAAAGAAATTTTTAATAACTTATTAAGTAAACAAGTTGATGGCATTATCTTTTTAGGTGGTACGATTTCAGAAGAAATCAAAGATTTAATTAACAAATCGTCTGTACCTGTAGTAGTTTCTGGTACAAATGGCAAAGATGATGGTATTGCTTCAGTAAATATTGATTTTAAAACTGCTGCTGAAGAAGTAACGGAAGAATTGATTAACAATGGTGCCAAAGAATTTGGTTTTGTTGGTGGCAATTATTCTAAAAAAGCGCAAGATGAAGTGTTAATTGGTTTAAAAAATGTATTATCTAAACACAATTTATCATTGAATGAAAACCAAGTATTTAATGGTAATGAAACGTATAAAGATGGTATTCGTGCATTTGAAGCATTGGATAAATCAAAATTAGATGCAATTTTATCTATTAGTGATGAACAAGCTATCGGACTTGTACATAGTGCACAAGACGAAGGTGTTAACATCCCTGATGATGTTCAAATCGTAAGTTTTAATAATACTAGATTGGTAGAAATGGTAAGACCACAATTATCTAGTGTTATTCAACCATTATATGACATCGGTGCGGTAGGCATGAGATTGTTAACAAAATACATGAATGAAGAAGAAATTGAAGAACCAAATGTTATATTACCACACAGAATTGAATATCGTGGTACAACAAAATAATATAAGCAAAAGAAACCAATCGATAATTTAAATATATTGATTGGTTTTTTCATTATTATCGACTATGTTGTTTGATTAGCTGAAGTGTAATTATATATTTATTTTGAGCTACGCTTTCCTACGGGAAAGGCTCGAGCCTGTGGTCTCGAGACACTTTCTATTCCGTCAGGAGTCTTGCTCAAAATAAAAGGGGATTTATGCATAGTTGAATAAATTATAAATATATTTAAGAATAAGGTAATTTATGAATGAAATTCATTTTCTTTTTTAGTTATGAAATGCAAATAAGATTTATCTATTTTGAGTTACGTTTACTACGGGAAAGGCTCGAGTCTGTGGTCTCGAGACACTTTCTGTTCCGTCAGGAGTCTTGCTCAAAATAAAAGGGGATTTATGCATAGTTGAATAAATTATAAATATATTTAAGAATAAGGTAATTTATGAATGAAATTCATTTTCTTTTTTAGTTATGGTATGCAAGACTTAGAAGTTTAGCATGTACCGTTAATGAGAAAAAACTGGCAACTTCTAGATAAGTTGTCAGTTGTATAGTATTTGGCTATGTTATTGTTAAAACCAAGATTTTACTAAATTAGCGACTTTTAAATTGCTTGCGCTGATTTCTGCTGTTCTTGGTATATAAGGATAATCTGCTAATTCATCTTTCCAAGTGGTAGATAACTTACAAGGAGCATAATTTTGCCATTTATCTAACCACTTTTGTGGTAGGTGTCCTTGTTGTTTAGTTTCTCCTAAAAGTGCTAAAAATACGTGTGACCAAGCGCGAGGCACGACCTCCCATATATTATAACCACCGCCACCAAACATTAAAACTTTGCCGTCTGTATATTCATCTGCTAATGCTTTAATGATATAGGGTATTTCATATAGTGCATCTAATGTGCAACTCATGTGAGTCAAAGGGTCTAAATAGTGAATGTCGACGCCATGTACACTAACGATTATATCGGGTTTGTATGATTGTATGATTGGTGTAATAGTGTTTTTAAAAGATTCTAAATAAGATTCATTTTCTGTAAAAGGCTCGAGTGGAACGTTAACTGTACAACCATAGCCTTTTTCATCACCACGTTCTGTGTAATGACCTGAACCAGGAAACAAAAACTTCCCAGTTTCGTGAATTGAGTAGGTTAGTACATCTTCATTCGTATAAAAGCTCCATTGTGTACCGTCTCCATGATGCGCATCTGTGTCTATACATAATACTTTGCAATGATAGTGTTTAATTAAATAGGCGATAGTAATGGCAACATCATTATATATACAAAAACCGTTAGCGCGTCCAGGTAAAGCGTGGTGCAAACCGCCACCTAAATGACAGCCATTTCTCCGTTTGTTCGACATAATCTCATCTGCTAAATTTAACGCGCCACCAACTATTCTAGCACTGTGCTTATGCATGTGTTTAAACTGAACGGTATCTTCACCATCTATGCCATATTTTTTGGCTTCTGTCTCGCTTAAAATACCGTGTGAAGCATGTTTCATGGCTTGGATATAATCATATGAATGAATTAGCAATAGTTCTTCTTCGGTAGCAATACGTGGTTTCACTATATGACTTGTCTTGAGATAGCCTAAATCTTGCAACAATTCAGTTGTTAGTTTCAATCGCATTTGATTGAATGGATGATCATTTGCGAAACGATATTGAAGTAATGCATTCGCATAAACATAACCCGTTGTTTCATTGTTACTCATAAATTTTCTCCCCTTTAAAAGAAAAAGCGATTCATATAGCGAATATCATCGAAGGCTTGTAATTGTTTAATCGTAATGCGTGAACCAATCCTAGCCATTAAACAATTTGCAGGATGACTTGTTATTTCTGGATCGTCAGTTGCAAAAACTTCAAGGCCCCCATATCCCATTAATTTTTGCATTAATTTTTTATATTCATAAACATCTAACCCAGAGTTCTTCAAGTCCCAATGCCAATAATATTCAGTAGTTATAATAATATAATCTTCGATTTCGTCTTGCGATAGGCTTAACTTAATTAATTCTGTACCTAAATGTAAATAACGATAAGGTAAACTAATTTCGATAGCGCCAAGTTCGATTAGGTAGGGTAACTTGCCACTAGACCAGCGTTCTAATGGATCAGGATAATGATAAGTGACATAGCCAATAATATGATGTTCATGTTTTAAAACGTAAATTCTTCCTTCTGGTAATTCGCTAATTTCTTTGATGGCTTCAAATTGTTCATTTGGATATCTAAATGAATGTAAGCCTTCATCAAATGTCATATGTTCTAAATCTTGCGCAGGCACTGGTCCTTCAATGACATATTGCTTATTATCAATTTCATATGTTTGTTTCACATATGTTTTTTTATGTTCCATAATCTTTATACACCACCTTTATATTTATTATAACTATTATTATTAATGATTATTATAATTGATAATATTGTAAATTAACACAATAAAGTTAACTTTTAATTTTTTGAAAATTGGGTATATTTTAGATATAATAGATTTTGAGAAAGCGATTTCACTTTAAGGGGGATATCATAATGAAAGTTGATGTGTATAAAGGGGAACAAGGAAACTTCAATCTACCAAATTACGAAGAAGTGTATAATAACTTCGATTGGAAAAAGGTGGAGAAAGCATTTTCTTGGTATCAAACAGGCAAAATGAACATGGCACACGAATGTATTGATCGTCATGTTGATGATGGCAAAGGAGATAAAGTCGCTTTATATTATAAAGATGATGAACGTAAAGAAAGTTATACTTTCAGTGAAATGAAAGATTATTCTAATAAGGCGGCTAACGTCCTTAAAGATAAGGCAAATGTAGAAAAAGGTGATAGAGTATTTATTTTTATGCCTAGAACACCTGAATTATATTTTGCCTTTTTAGGTATTTTAAAAATTGGTGCTATAGTTGGACCATTATTTGAAGCATTTATGGAAAAAGCGGTAGGTGATAGATTAGACAACAGTGACGCTAAGGTGATTGTAACAACTAATGATTTATTACCTAGAATTCCACAAGATAAATTGCCTAACTTAGAAAAAATTATAGTTGTAGATGACAATGTAGAGAGTGACTACGTTGATTTTAATAAAGAAATGGAAGCGGCTAGCAAGGAATTTGATACTGAATGGTTAAATGAAGATGATGGATTAATTTTACATTATACTTCAGGTTCAACTGGCCAACCTAAAGGTGTATTACATGTACAAAAAGCGATGTTAGTACATTATATTTCAGGTAAATATGTATTAGATTTAACTGATGACGATGTTTATTGGTGTACAGCCGATCCTGGATGGGTAACTGGTACTTCTTATGGGGTATTTAGTCCATGGTTAAATGGTGCGACTAACTGTATCGCTGGTGGTCGTTTCTCACCAGAAGCTTGGTATAAAATGATAGACGAATTTAAAGTAACAATTTGGTACACTGCACCTACAGCATTGCGTATGTTAATGAGTGCTGGTGATGATGTCATTAAAAAATATGATTTATCATCTCTAAAAAGTATTTTATCGGTAGGTGAACCATTAAACCCAGAAGTAATCAAATGGGCTTATGAAGTATTTGGCAAACGTGTATTAGATACATGGTGGATGACTGAAACAGGTGGCCATATGATCGTTAACTATCCTTCAATGGATGTTAAATTAGGTTCAATGGGTAAACCACTACCAGGCGTTGAGGCATCTATTGTAGATGACCAAGGTAATGAATTACCACCAAATAGAATGGGTAACTTGGCATTGAAAAAAGGTTGGCCTTCAATGATGCATTCAATTTGGAAAAACCCTGAAAAATATGATTCATACTTTATCGGTGATTGGTATGTTTCAGGCGATTCTGCTTACAAAGATGAAGAAGGATATTTCTGGTTCCAAGGTCGTGTCGATGATGTAATTATGACTGCAGGTGAACGTGTAGGTCCATTCGAAGTAGAATCAAAATTAGTTGAGCATGAAGCAGTAGCTGAGGCTGGGGTAATTGGTAAACCTGATTCAGTTCGTGGTGAAATTATTAAAGCATTCGTAGCTTTAAAACCGGGCTATGAACCTACGGATGATTTAAAAGAAGAAATTCGTGTCTTTGTTAAAGAAGGTTTAGCAGCCCATGCTGCACCGAGAGAAATTGAATTTAAAGACAAACTTCCAAAAACACGTTCAGGTAAAATCATGAGACGTGTACTTAAAGCTTGGGAACTTGACTTGCCAGAAGGCGATTTAAGTACAATGGAAGATTAAATGTAGAATGTTATGGCTATTGAAACCATAAATAAAAACGCTATCTGAAAAGGTAGCGTTTTTTTATGTACTTTAATAGATAAAATGAATATTTTATGTAAGCGTTACCTAAAACGTCGACAAATTAAGGGGAGTCCGATAATATAAATATAGAAGACTAAGTCTCTATTTTTGTTTCTGTTTATTACAACCAAACTAAGGGGGATTTAAAGTGGCACATTTATCTGATTTAGAGATCGCGAATAATGCAACATTAAAACCTATTACTGAGATTGCTCAAAAGGTAAATATCGAAGAAGATGCACTAGAGCAATATGGAAAATATAAAGCAAAAGTTGATATTAATAAAATCAACAAGAATAAAGAAAAAGGCAAGGTCGTTTTAGTGACAGCAATGAGTCCGACACCAGCAGGGGAAGGTAAATCGACAGTGACTGTTGGTTTAGCTGATGCACTCAATGGATTAAAGAAAAAAGTAATGGTCGCTTTACGTGAACCAGCGCTTGGACCAACTTTCGGTATTAAAGGTGGTGCAACGGGTGGTGGCTATGCACAAGTTTTACCAATGGAAGACATTAATTTACATTTCAATGGAGATTTCCATGCAATCACTACGGCTAATAACGCTTTATCAGCGTTTATAGATAATCATATGCACCATGGTAATGAATTAGATATTGATCAACGCCGAATTGAATGGAAACGTGTGTTAGATATGAATGACCGTGCCTTAAGACAAATAAACGTAGGACTTGGAGGTCCAACACAAGGTATTCCGCGAGAAGATGGTTTTAACATTACAGTAGCTTCGGAAATAATGGCTATTTTATGTTTAGCAACGGGTATTAACGATTTAAGAACTAAAATTAGTGAAATTACGATTGGTTATACAAAATCACGTAAACCAGTAACAGTAGCAGATTTACAAGTTGAGGGCGCATTAACGATGATTTTAAAAGATGCCATTAAACCTAATCTTGTACAAACGATTGAAGGTACACCAGCATTGGTACATGGTGGTCCATTTGCCAATATCGCCCATGGCTGTAATTCTATTTTGGCAACAGAAACTGCACGTGACTTAGCTGACATTGTAGTAACTGAAGCAGGGTTCGGTTCAGATTTAGGTGCGGAAAAATTCATGAATATCAAAGCGCGTGAAGCAGGGTTTGAACCTTCTGCTGTGGTTGTAGTAGCTACAATTCGAGCGTTAAAAATGCATGGCGGCGTGCCTAAAGATGATTTGCAAACAGAAAATGTCGAAGCACTTAAACAAGGTATTGTAAATCTAGAACGCCATGTAGACAATGTAAAGAAATATGGCGTTGAACCTGTTGTTGCCTTAAATGCTTTTATTCACGATACAGATGCTGAAACTGAATTTGTTCAACAGTGGGCAAAAGATAAAGGCGTAAGACTAGCATTAACAGAAGTTTGGGAAAAAGGTGGCGCCGGTGGTGAAGTATTAGCACAAAATGTATTAGAAGTCATAGATGAACCACAATCATTTAAACATTTATATGACTTAGATTTACCATTAGAAGACAAAATTGAAACGATAGTAAAAGAAATATATGGCGGTAAAAGCGTATCATTCACTAATAAAGCGCAAAAACAACTTGCATCGTTTAAAGAAAATGGCTGGGACAAATATCCCGTTTGTATGGCTAAAACACAATATTCATTCTCAGATGATCAAACACAACTTGGTGCGCCAAGTGATTTTGAAATTACAATTCGTGAACTAGAAGCGAAAACAGGCGCAGGCTTTATCGTGGCACTTACTGGTGCAATAATGACGATGCCTGGATTACCGAAAAAACCTGCAGCACTTAACATGGACGTTACAGATGACGGACATGCGAAAGGCCTATTCTAAGGTCTAATTAATATTTAAAAAAACACACGACTCAAAATTATTATGAGCCGTGTGCTTTTTATTGAGTATTCGTTCTTAATGTATCTTTAATATTTTCTTTTTCTGCCGTTTCAAATTGTTTATGCGTAATTTTATCTTCAACTAACATACGTCTTAATACATAATGTTGTCGATTTAACCCGATAGATAGTTGCTCTTGTGATTTTAAAGAGCCATCAGAATTATAAGGCGTATAATAGTAGGGGCTTTGTAATAAACCAACAATGTATGCAGATTCGGCAACGGTAAGATTATTTGGAGATTTACCAAATAAACTAAATGAAGCGGATGCAATACCTGTAATATTAGCACCATTATCATCTCTACCAAAAGGGACTATGTTCAAGTATATATATAAAATTTCTTTTTTGGTAAATAGCTGTTCAGTACGCATCGCTAATACTAATTCATTTGCCTTACGTGAATATGTTTTCTTATTCGTTAAAATTTGATTTTTGACTAATTGTTGGGTAATCGTGCTGCCACCAGATGATATTTGTGTATTAAAGACATCCTGAAATACTGCCCTCAATAAAGCTTTAGGTAATATACCGTTATGTTTAAAGTATAAACTATCTTCGGATGAAGTCAGAGCTTTAATGACCGTATTGTTTACATTCTTAGGTCCAACGATTAATGTATTATTTGACCGGTCGAAAGCTGTTAAAATATCGTGATTTCGATCTTGTAACGCATCGCTCCCAGGGAAATCCAGAAGTTCTGATTTTAATTCTTTATCAGACATATGGGTCGCGTCTTTCGTTAGATGGCTAAAATATAATATGGAGGCAGCCAACAAAATAATACTTATAGATGCCACTATTACGAATAAAGCAACGAATATATGTTTGATTTTTTTATAAATAACTTCAAATTTAGCTAAAGTACCTACTTTGTATTGATTGTTTTCCATGTTTGACTGCACCTCCTGTCGACGAAATTATTATAACACATTTCTATATTGACTTTTAAAATAGCTTTACTTATAATTAAATTCAATTCGATATTATTTTGGGTTAAAGGAAAAGTAACTTTAATATTAATTTTCAGAGAAATAGTGGTTGGTGCGAACTATTAATTAAATTAAAGCGAATACACCTTATTAATGTTTTAAACATAATCCAACGTTTAAGTTAATGAACGTATCATTAATAAAGTTGATAGACTTAGAGTTTGGTGGTACCGTGCGCGAGCGCCCTTACATTTTGATGTAAGGGCGTTTTTTGTTTATCGATAGATTTTCATTTAATACTAAAATAATATCTACAGAAAATAGGAGGTTGATAGTATGACAAGTGCATTATTAGAAGATTTAAAATGGAGAGGACTTATTTATCAACAAACTGATGAAGAAGGTCTAGAAACATTATTAAATAAAGAGCAAGTTTCTTTATACTGTGGTGCTGACCCAACTGCGGATAGTTTACATATTGGCCACTTATTGCCGATGTTAACTTTACGTCGTTTCCAAGAATACGGACATCGTCCAATTGTTCTAATTGGTGGAGGCACAGGAATGGTAGGGGACCCATCTGGTAAATCTGAAGAACGTGTTTTACAAACTGAAGAGCAAGTAGAAAAAAATGTGCAAGGTATTAGTAAACAAATGCATAAACTATTTGAATTTGGTACAGAACAGGGCGCAATTTTAGTCAATAACAAAGATTGGCTAGAACAAATATCTTTAATTAGCTTCTTGAGAGATTATGGTAAACATGTCGGTATTAATTACTTATTAGGTAAAGATTCTATTCAAACGAGATTAGAAAATGGTATTTCATTTACTGAGTTTACTTACACAATACTACAAGCAATCGATTTTGGTCATTTGAACAAGACGTATGATTGTAAATTACAAATTGGTGGTTCAGACCAATGGGGTAATATTACGAGCGGTATAGAATTAATGCGTCGTATGTATGGTGATCGTGAGTCATATGGTCTAACAATCCCATTAGTAGTTAAAGCAGACGGTAAAAAATTTGGTAAATCAGAAGGCGGCGCAGTATGGTTAGATGAAGATAAAACGAGCCCGTATGAATTCTACCAATTTTGGATTAATACAAAAGACGACGATGTTATTAAATTCTTAAAATACTTCACTTTCTTAAACAAAGAAGAAATCGAAAAGTTACAACAATCTCTAGAAGAAGCACCACACTTACGTGAAGCACAAAAGGCTTTAGCTGAAAATGTAACGGAATTCATTCACGGTAAGGCTGCTTTAGAAGATGCTCAACGTATCTCCACAGCATTATTTAGTGGTGATTTAAAAGCTTTATCAGCTCAAGAATTAAAAGAAGGCTTTAAAGATGTACCACAAGTTGAACTTAGCCATGAGACAACTAATATTGTTGAAGCAATCGTAGAAAGTGGTATTTCTTCTTCTAAACGTCAAGCACGTGAAGATGTAACAAATGGCGCTATTTATATTAATGGTGAGCGTCAACAAGATGTAAATTATGAATTAACAACAGAAGATAAAATTGACAATACGTTTGCAATAATAAGACGTGGTAAAAAGAAATACTTTATGGTCAACTTTAAATAAAAGTAAATAGACGGGAAACACAAAAAGCACAACGTTCAAACTGTAACTCAGTTGAATGTTGTGCTTTTGTATTATTGATATTATCTATTCAAAAGGGTTTGCATGATTGTCATCGTAACTTGATTGCGTAGATTTAGATGTTGATTTAAGTTTTTTCAATGTGACGTTAACTTGTTTTGTTTCACCTTTACGTTGGATCGTAAGTTTTACTTGTTCACCAGGCTTTTTGTGTTGAT
This region includes:
- a CDS encoding acetoin utilization protein AcuC, giving the protein MSNNETTGYVYANALLQYRFANDHPFNQMRLKLTTELLQDLGYLKTSHIVKPRIATEEELLLIHSYDYIQAMKHASHGILSETEAKKYGIDGEDTVQFKHMHKHSARIVGGALNLADEIMSNKRRNGCHLGGGLHHALPGRANGFCIYNDVAITIAYLIKHYHCKVLCIDTDAHHGDGTQWSFYTNEDVLTYSIHETGKFLFPGSGHYTERGDEKGYGCTVNVPLEPFTENESYLESFKNTITPIIQSYKPDIIVSVHGVDIHYLDPLTHMSCTLDALYEIPYIIKALADEYTDGKVLMFGGGGYNIWEVVPRAWSHVFLALLGETKQQGHLPQKWLDKWQNYAPCKLSTTWKDELADYPYIPRTAEISASNLKVANLVKSWF
- a CDS encoding YtxH domain-containing protein; the protein is MTYYNRDNYERNLERYEVPEEYNNEDRSNFVYGFVIGAVIGTAIGLVTTKSKRNKGFEQSTSEFRSSIIKQSEEQRQQAENEVNNIKSTVSDSEISAQKAAIQEEASENNLSNPAKHEPTDNSSNSAATVGGVAVGATAGTTAGLAANKDNTDKQQQPTEGTPSNKELNAQQNAIQKESSQNDLADPSVSNDDNKTAAVGAGAVASNANDNKAATDSTQQDDDTVASTEESNKVSANKLALAAKEKHEAMYNDSVVAQNTKQLLQPEQPTQGKFDGDVPNLVTKSINVKEDDFKLTDSKGAAAAAAGTATVGGAAGTASVTSDNEKTSNNANATTKENNNSGSVASDSAEKRVEQTHETVVFKNGHIVHDKASNNLANNSKVEASDSNVESSKETNYKKNRPTHKNSGEKASSKIDKKTFND
- a CDS encoding bifunctional 3-deoxy-7-phosphoheptulonate synthase/chorismate mutase; protein product: MSDKLKEYRDEIVEINDEILKLLSKRGKIAQKIGEEKRKQGTLVYDPQREKEMINVLLDNNEGPFNDNVIKQLFKEIFKASTDLQKSENEKHLYVSRKLKPEDTIVQFDNGGIIGDGNKSFVFGPCSVESQEQVDAVAADLHAKGEKFIRGGAFKPRTSPYDFQGLGVEGLKILKNTKDKYDLNVVSEIVNPADFEIADEYLDVFQIGARNMQNFELLKEAGRTKKPILLKRGMSATVEEFIFAAEYIAAQGNNNIILCERGIRTYEKATRNTLDISAVPVLKQGTHLPVMVDVTHSTGRKDIMLPTAKAGLAVGADGIMAEVHPDPSVALSDSGQQMDLKEFDNFYNEIKPLADMYNSKKIK
- a CDS encoding biosynthetic peptidoglycan transglycosylase, with amino-acid sequence MENNQYKVGTLAKFEVIYKKIKHIFVALFVIVASISIILLAASILYFSHLTKDATHMSDKELKSELLDFPGSDALQDRNHDILTAFDRSNNTLIVGPKNVNNTVIKALTSSEDSLYFKHNGILPKALLRAVFQDVFNTQISSGGSTITQQLVKNQILTNKKTYSRKANELVLAMRTEQLFTKKEILYIYLNIVPFGRDDNGANITGIASASFSLFGKSPNNLTVAESAYIVGLLQSPYYYTPYNSDGSLKSQEQLSIGLNRQHYVLRRMLVEDKITHKQFETAEKENIKDTLRTNTQ
- a CDS encoding N-acetyltransferase, which encodes MEHKKTYVKQTYEIDNKQYVIEGPVPAQDLEHMTFDEGLHSFRYPNEQFEAIKEISELPEGRIYVLKHEHHIIGYVTYHYPDPLERWSSGKLPYLIELGAIEISLPYRYLHLGTELIKLSLSQDEIEDYIIITTEYYWHWDLKNSGLDVYEYKKLMQKLMGYGGLEVFATDDPEITSHPANCLMARIGSRITIKQLQAFDDIRYMNRFFF
- the acsA gene encoding acetate--CoA ligase, with product MKVDVYKGEQGNFNLPNYEEVYNNFDWKKVEKAFSWYQTGKMNMAHECIDRHVDDGKGDKVALYYKDDERKESYTFSEMKDYSNKAANVLKDKANVEKGDRVFIFMPRTPELYFAFLGILKIGAIVGPLFEAFMEKAVGDRLDNSDAKVIVTTNDLLPRIPQDKLPNLEKIIVVDDNVESDYVDFNKEMEAASKEFDTEWLNEDDGLILHYTSGSTGQPKGVLHVQKAMLVHYISGKYVLDLTDDDVYWCTADPGWVTGTSYGVFSPWLNGATNCIAGGRFSPEAWYKMIDEFKVTIWYTAPTALRMLMSAGDDVIKKYDLSSLKSILSVGEPLNPEVIKWAYEVFGKRVLDTWWMTETGGHMIVNYPSMDVKLGSMGKPLPGVEASIVDDQGNELPPNRMGNLALKKGWPSMMHSIWKNPEKYDSYFIGDWYVSGDSAYKDEEGYFWFQGRVDDVIMTAGERVGPFEVESKLVEHEAVAEAGVIGKPDSVRGEIIKAFVALKPGYEPTDDLKEEIRVFVKEGLAAHAAPREIEFKDKLPKTRSGKIMRRVLKAWELDLPEGDLSTMED
- a CDS encoding formate--tetrahydrofolate ligase, translating into MAHLSDLEIANNATLKPITEIAQKVNIEEDALEQYGKYKAKVDINKINKNKEKGKVVLVTAMSPTPAGEGKSTVTVGLADALNGLKKKVMVALREPALGPTFGIKGGATGGGYAQVLPMEDINLHFNGDFHAITTANNALSAFIDNHMHHGNELDIDQRRIEWKRVLDMNDRALRQINVGLGGPTQGIPREDGFNITVASEIMAILCLATGINDLRTKISEITIGYTKSRKPVTVADLQVEGALTMILKDAIKPNLVQTIEGTPALVHGGPFANIAHGCNSILATETARDLADIVVTEAGFGSDLGAEKFMNIKAREAGFEPSAVVVVATIRALKMHGGVPKDDLQTENVEALKQGIVNLERHVDNVKKYGVEPVVALNAFIHDTDAETEFVQQWAKDKGVRLALTEVWEKGGAGGEVLAQNVLEVIDEPQSFKHLYDLDLPLEDKIETIVKEIYGGKSVSFTNKAQKQLASFKENGWDKYPVCMAKTQYSFSDDQTQLGAPSDFEITIRELEAKTGAGFIVALTGAIMTMPGLPKKPAALNMDVTDDGHAKGLF
- the ccpA gene encoding catabolite control protein A — translated: MTVTIYDVAREARVSMATVSRVVNGNQNVKPETRDKVNAVIEKLNYRPNAVARGLASKRTTTVGVIIPDISNVYYSQLARGLEDIATMYKYHSIISNSDNDPVKEKEIFNNLLSKQVDGIIFLGGTISEEIKDLINKSSVPVVVSGTNGKDDGIASVNIDFKTAAEEVTEELINNGAKEFGFVGGNYSKKAQDEVLIGLKNVLSKHNLSLNENQVFNGNETYKDGIRAFEALDKSKLDAILSISDEQAIGLVHSAQDEGVNIPDDVQIVSFNNTRLVEMVRPQLSSVIQPLYDIGAVGMRLLTKYMNEEEIEEPNVILPHRIEYRGTTK